One Desulfovibrio aminophilus genomic region harbors:
- a CDS encoding MBL fold metallo-hydrolase, which produces MPRLTVLVDNAGADGLASEWGLSMAVETGGGDLWLWDAGASAKFLCNARALGLDPSRARGLALSHGHYDHTGGIPALLDAGFSGPILVHPEANRPRYALHGGTIETVGIPVPLERFEPVNHARDLAPDLTFVTDIPRLPGLPQSIGGLCLDPGGRDQDTVPDDAFLLLQTADGPVAVLGCCHAGLENTLACLRERFGVRRLHGLVGGAHLYNADQKRLDGALTALRDCGLERLHLGHCTGEAAAAWLGERLGCRLEPLRPGLVLDFPAIP; this is translated from the coding sequence GTGCCCCGGCTGACCGTGCTCGTTGACAACGCCGGGGCCGACGGCCTGGCCTCGGAATGGGGCCTGTCCATGGCCGTGGAGACCGGCGGCGGAGACCTCTGGCTCTGGGACGCCGGAGCTTCCGCGAAGTTCCTGTGCAACGCCCGGGCCCTGGGCCTGGACCCGTCGCGGGCGCGCGGCTTGGCCCTGAGCCACGGCCACTACGACCACACCGGCGGCATCCCGGCCCTGCTGGACGCGGGCTTTTCCGGCCCCATCCTGGTCCATCCCGAAGCGAATCGCCCGCGCTACGCCCTGCACGGCGGCACGATCGAAACCGTGGGCATTCCGGTTCCCCTGGAGCGCTTCGAACCCGTGAACCACGCGCGGGACCTCGCCCCGGACCTGACCTTCGTCACGGACATCCCCAGGCTCCCCGGCCTGCCCCAGTCCATCGGCGGCCTGTGCCTGGACCCCGGGGGCCGCGACCAGGACACCGTGCCGGACGACGCCTTTCTCCTGCTCCAGACCGCGGACGGCCCGGTGGCCGTGCTCGGCTGCTGCCACGCGGGCCTGGAAAACACCCTGGCCTGTCTGCGGGAACGATTCGGCGTCCGGCGGCTGCACGGCCTGGTGGGCGGCGCGCATCTCTACAACGCGGACCAGAAGCGCCTGGACGGCGCGCTGACCGCCCTGCGGGACTGCGGGCTGGAACGCCTCCACCTGGGCCACTGCACGGGCGAGGCCGCCGCGGCCTGGCTCGGGGAACGGCTGGGCTGCCGCCTGGAGCCCCTGCGGCCGGGGCTCGTCCTGGACTTCCCGGCTATTCCGTGA
- a CDS encoding aspartate kinase codes for MSIVVQKYGGTSVRNLECQKQVLAKVKRPLQDGDKVVVVLSAMSGETNRLIALGKEWSANPDLAEMDALVATGEQVSVALFAMLLLSHGIRARSLLAHQIPIHTSSAYGKARITQIDSTKLKALLEDYDVLVVAGFQGIDVDGRVTTLGRGGSDTSGVALAAALQAEVCEIYTDVPGVFTTDPNICSKARKMDRIAYDEMLEMASMGAKVLQIRSVEFAKKYNVAVHVRSTFSDEPGTIVTKEDKRMEAVLVSGIAYDKDQARITLTRVHDRPGVSAAIFGPIAAKKILVDMIVQNPSKDGRTDITFTVPRADVEPTLKILEGLKLELGCEDILHDSAVAKISVIGVGMRNHSGVASMAFQALSKENINIKMISTSEIKITCLIEEKYTELAVRTLHDAFGLEKDSLKS; via the coding sequence ATGAGCATTGTGGTGCAGAAGTACGGCGGCACGTCGGTGCGCAACCTGGAGTGCCAGAAGCAGGTCCTGGCCAAGGTCAAGCGCCCGCTCCAGGACGGCGACAAGGTGGTGGTGGTGCTCTCGGCCATGTCCGGCGAGACGAACCGCCTCATCGCCCTGGGCAAGGAGTGGTCCGCCAATCCCGATCTCGCGGAAATGGACGCCCTGGTGGCCACGGGCGAGCAGGTCTCCGTGGCGCTCTTCGCCATGCTCCTCCTGAGCCACGGCATCCGCGCCCGCTCGCTGCTGGCCCACCAGATCCCGATCCACACCAGCAGCGCCTACGGCAAGGCCCGCATCACCCAGATCGACAGCACCAAGCTGAAGGCCCTGCTGGAGGACTACGACGTGCTCGTGGTCGCCGGCTTCCAGGGCATCGACGTCGACGGCCGCGTCACCACCCTGGGCCGGGGCGGCTCGGATACCTCGGGCGTGGCCCTGGCCGCCGCGCTCCAGGCCGAGGTCTGCGAAATCTACACCGACGTGCCCGGAGTCTTCACCACGGACCCGAACATCTGCTCCAAGGCCCGCAAGATGGACCGCATCGCCTATGACGAGATGCTGGAGATGGCCAGCATGGGCGCCAAGGTCCTGCAGATCCGCTCCGTGGAGTTCGCCAAGAAATACAACGTGGCGGTGCATGTGCGCTCGACCTTCAGCGACGAGCCCGGCACCATCGTGACCAAGGAGGACAAGCGCATGGAAGCCGTGCTCGTTTCCGGCATCGCCTATGACAAGGACCAGGCCCGCATCACCCTGACCCGCGTGCACGACCGCCCGGGCGTCTCGGCGGCCATCTTCGGCCCCATCGCGGCCAAGAAGATCCTCGTGGACATGATCGTCCAGAACCCCAGCAAGGACGGCCGCACGGACATCACCTTCACCGTGCCCCGGGCCGACGTCGAGCCCACCCTGAAGATCCTGGAGGGGCTCAAGCTGGAGCTCGGCTGCGAGGACATCCTGCACGACTCCGCCGTGGCCAAGATCTCGGTCATCGGCGTGGGCATGCGCAACCATTCCGGCGTGGCCTCCATGGCCTTCCAGGCCCTGAGCAAGGAGAACATCAACATCAAGATGATCTCCACCTCGGAAATCAAGATCACCTGCCTCATCGAGGAGAAGTACACCGAACTGGCCGTGCGCACCCTGCACGACGCCTTCGGACTGGAAAAGGATTCGCTCAAATCCTGA
- a CDS encoding holo-[acyl-carrier-protein] synthase, translating into MIRGIGLDVVELARIRAAQDRFGPRFAARILTPRELEQLPEADSVPRLAALFAAKEAAVKALGTGFAGGIGFQSLEIEHLPSGQPRLSLLGPALERARSLGADAAHVSLTHGRDTAAAVVVLESRE; encoded by the coding sequence GTGATCCGGGGCATCGGCCTGGACGTGGTGGAGCTGGCGCGCATCCGCGCGGCCCAGGACCGCTTCGGCCCGCGCTTCGCCGCGCGCATCCTCACGCCGAGGGAGCTGGAGCAGCTCCCCGAGGCCGATTCCGTGCCCCGTCTGGCGGCCCTGTTCGCGGCCAAGGAGGCCGCGGTCAAGGCCCTGGGCACGGGCTTCGCCGGCGGCATCGGCTTCCAGAGCCTGGAAATCGAGCATCTGCCCTCGGGCCAGCCCCGGCTTTCCCTGCTCGGGCCGGCCCTGGAGCGGGCCCGTTCGCTGGGCGCGGACGCGGCCCACGTCTCCCTGACCCACGGCCGGGATACGGCCGCCGCCGTGGTCGTGCTGGAGAGCCGGGAATGA
- the cimA gene encoding citramalate synthase, which yields MRQVAIYDTTLRDGTQAEEIHLTLEDKLRIALKLDELGIHYIEGGWPGSNPTDRQFFKDIRSYDLKNAKVAAFGSTRNAKLAPEKDPNLKALVDCKARVLTIFGKTWDLHATRALGVSLDENLALIGDSLAFLRPRCDELFFDAEHFFDGFAANPEYALACLGRAFEAKTDVLVLCDTNGGRLPHEIAAAVEAVRKALPKARLGIHCHNDSELAVANSLEAVRLGAEQVQGTINGYGERCGNANLCSIIPNLETKLGIACIGPENLKKLTTTAHFVSETANLRPFLRQPFVGGSAFAHKGGIHVHAVLKDARTYEHIEPESVGNKQRVLLSDLAGRSNIMFKAKQYGYDLDKEDPSVQDLLAELKNREARGYDYSVAEASYEILFFRTMGWSKRYFQLMNFRVLDATGPDGEPFSEATVMLKVRGEIEHTASTGHGPVNALDVALRRALLPAYPGLAEMRLLDFKVRVMSGASRDTGGTASFVRVLIESGDKNERWTTVGVSHNIIEASWQALVDSINYKLFKDDPQKWPAQDPKGKGGKREKKG from the coding sequence ATGCGACAGGTCGCCATCTACGACACCACCCTGCGGGACGGAACCCAGGCGGAGGAAATCCACCTCACCCTCGAGGACAAGCTGCGCATCGCCCTCAAGCTGGACGAGCTCGGCATCCACTACATCGAGGGCGGCTGGCCCGGCTCCAACCCCACGGACAGGCAGTTCTTCAAGGACATCCGCTCCTATGACCTGAAGAACGCCAAGGTGGCGGCATTCGGCAGCACGCGCAACGCCAAGCTGGCCCCGGAGAAGGACCCCAACCTGAAGGCCCTGGTGGACTGCAAGGCCCGGGTCCTGACCATCTTCGGCAAGACCTGGGACCTGCACGCCACGCGGGCCCTGGGCGTGTCCCTGGACGAGAACCTGGCGCTCATCGGCGACAGCCTCGCCTTCCTGCGGCCGCGCTGCGACGAGCTCTTCTTCGACGCCGAGCACTTCTTCGACGGCTTCGCCGCCAATCCCGAATACGCCCTGGCCTGCCTCGGCCGGGCCTTCGAGGCCAAGACCGACGTGCTCGTGCTCTGCGACACCAACGGCGGCCGCCTGCCCCACGAGATCGCCGCCGCCGTGGAGGCCGTGCGCAAGGCCCTGCCCAAGGCCCGCCTGGGCATCCACTGCCACAACGACTCCGAACTGGCCGTGGCCAACTCCCTGGAGGCCGTGCGCCTGGGCGCCGAGCAGGTCCAGGGGACCATCAACGGCTACGGCGAGCGCTGCGGCAACGCCAACCTCTGCTCGATCATCCCCAACCTGGAAACCAAGCTGGGGATCGCCTGCATCGGCCCGGAAAACCTCAAGAAGCTCACCACCACGGCCCACTTCGTGAGCGAGACGGCCAACCTGCGGCCCTTCCTGCGCCAGCCCTTCGTGGGCGGCTCGGCCTTCGCCCACAAGGGCGGCATCCACGTCCACGCCGTGCTCAAGGACGCCCGCACCTACGAACACATCGAGCCCGAGAGCGTGGGCAACAAGCAGCGCGTGCTCCTCTCCGACCTGGCCGGCCGCAGCAACATCATGTTCAAGGCCAAGCAGTACGGCTACGACCTGGACAAGGAAGACCCGTCTGTGCAGGACCTCCTGGCCGAGCTGAAGAACCGCGAGGCCCGGGGCTACGACTACTCCGTGGCCGAGGCCAGCTACGAAATCCTCTTCTTCCGCACCATGGGCTGGTCCAAGCGCTACTTCCAGCTCATGAACTTCCGCGTGCTGGACGCCACCGGACCGGATGGCGAGCCCTTCTCCGAGGCCACGGTCATGCTCAAGGTGCGCGGCGAGATCGAGCACACGGCCTCCACGGGCCACGGCCCGGTGAACGCCCTGGACGTGGCCCTGCGCCGGGCCCTGCTGCCCGCCTACCCCGGCCTGGCCGAGATGCGCCTGCTGGACTTCAAGGTCCGGGTCATGTCCGGCGCCTCCCGCGACACGGGCGGCACGGCCTCCTTCGTGCGCGTGCTCATCGAGTCCGGCGACAAGAACGAGCGCTGGACCACGGTGGGCGTCTCGCACAACATCATCGAGGCCAGCTGGCAGGCCCTGGTGGACTCCATCAACTACAAGCTCTTCAAGGACGATCCGCAGAAGTGGCCCGCCCAGGACCCCAAGGGCAAGGGCGGGAAACGCGAGAAGAAGGGCTGA
- a CDS encoding pyridoxine 5'-phosphate synthase, with product MPVLCVNVDHVATLRQARLGREPEPATAAAVAELGGATGIIVHLREDRRHIQDRDVDILRRTVNTRLHLEMAATEEMRGIALRVKPDMVCLVPEKRQELTTEGGLNCLGREKELRDYLAPLLDAGIEASLFVDADPAQLEAAAKTKARFVEIHTGHYADAVGREARKAELGKILDGIRLAQDAGLRVNLGHGLDYENVLAFARVPGIREYSIGHSIMARAIFTGLERAVRDMAELVRGFAD from the coding sequence ATGCCCGTTCTCTGCGTCAACGTGGATCACGTGGCCACCCTGCGCCAGGCCCGCCTGGGCCGCGAACCCGAACCGGCCACGGCCGCGGCCGTGGCCGAACTGGGCGGAGCCACGGGGATCATCGTGCACCTGCGCGAGGACCGCCGCCACATCCAGGACCGCGACGTGGACATCCTGCGCCGCACGGTGAACACCCGCCTGCATCTGGAGATGGCCGCCACCGAGGAGATGCGTGGCATCGCCCTGCGCGTGAAGCCGGACATGGTCTGCCTCGTGCCGGAAAAACGCCAGGAGCTGACCACCGAGGGCGGCCTGAACTGCCTGGGCCGGGAAAAGGAGCTGCGCGACTACCTGGCTCCCCTGCTCGACGCGGGCATCGAGGCCAGCCTGTTCGTGGACGCCGACCCCGCCCAGCTGGAGGCCGCCGCCAAGACCAAGGCGCGCTTCGTGGAGATCCACACCGGCCACTACGCCGACGCCGTCGGCCGCGAGGCGCGCAAGGCCGAGCTGGGCAAGATCCTGGACGGCATCCGCCTGGCCCAGGACGCCGGGCTGCGCGTCAACCTGGGCCACGGCCTGGACTACGAGAACGTCCTGGCCTTCGCCCGCGTGCCGGGCATCCGGGAATACTCCATCGGCCACAGCATCATGGCCCGGGCCATCTTCACCGGCCTGGAACGGGCCGTGCGCGACATGGCCGAACTCGTCCGCGGGTTCGCGGACTAG
- the tsaE gene encoding tRNA (adenosine(37)-N6)-threonylcarbamoyltransferase complex ATPase subunit type 1 TsaE, whose translation MTVKLRDAEATLELGRVLGGALARSPRPPALLLCGDLGAGKTTLTRGLVQALPGADQAEVSSPSFNIVNQYPTRPQVAHFDLYRLENMPVDDEILDQLAGEGSLNIVEWAQFLDRRHWPEPRLELELTTDAGGRIARLRAVGMEAENLLETVRRLPPETLSSKE comes from the coding sequence ATGACCGTCAAGCTCCGGGACGCCGAGGCCACCCTGGAGCTTGGACGCGTCCTGGGCGGGGCCTTGGCCCGATCTCCCCGGCCTCCGGCCCTGCTCCTGTGCGGGGATCTGGGCGCGGGCAAGACCACGCTCACCAGGGGACTGGTCCAGGCCCTGCCCGGGGCGGACCAGGCCGAGGTGAGCAGCCCGAGCTTCAACATCGTCAACCAGTACCCCACCCGCCCCCAGGTGGCCCACTTCGACCTCTACCGGCTGGAGAACATGCCGGTGGACGACGAAATTCTGGACCAGCTTGCGGGCGAGGGCTCGCTCAACATCGTGGAATGGGCCCAGTTCCTGGACCGGCGGCACTGGCCGGAACCCCGCCTGGAGCTGGAGCTGACAACCGACGCGGGCGGCAGGATCGCCCGCCTGAGGGCCGTCGGCATGGAGGCGGAAAACCTGCTGGAAACCGTGCGGCGGCTGCCGCCGGAAACGCTTTCCTCCAAGGAGTGA
- a CDS encoding CBS domain-containing protein, whose amino-acid sequence MLKAKDIMTPAPVTLSPDMDIPTAARLLLEKKINGAPVLDAEGRLAGILCQSDLIAKRKNPALPSYIAFLDAFIQLPPTKALETEWKKVAAATVAQAMTPSPRTVTPETPLEEIATLMVEKKLYTLPVVADGKLVGVVGKEDVLRTLIMKDTNRA is encoded by the coding sequence ATGCTGAAGGCCAAGGACATCATGACTCCGGCCCCCGTGACCCTGTCCCCCGACATGGACATTCCCACGGCCGCCCGGCTCCTCCTGGAAAAGAAGATCAACGGCGCCCCGGTGCTGGACGCCGAGGGCCGCCTGGCGGGCATCCTCTGCCAGAGCGACCTCATCGCCAAGCGCAAGAACCCGGCGCTGCCCTCCTACATCGCCTTTCTCGACGCCTTCATCCAGCTGCCGCCGACCAAGGCCCTGGAGACCGAGTGGAAGAAGGTGGCCGCCGCCACCGTGGCCCAGGCCATGACTCCCTCGCCCCGGACCGTGACCCCGGAGACGCCGCTGGAGGAGATCGCCACCCTCATGGTGGAGAAGAAGCTCTATACCCTGCCCGTGGTCGCCGACGGCAAGCTGGTCGGCGTGGTGGGCAAGGAAGACGTGCTACGGACCCTCATTATGAAAGACACGAACAGGGCGTGA
- a CDS encoding NAD(P)H-hydrate dehydratase gives MSPSWREPLPSPTEMAAWDRSAIEDFGIPGRVLMENAAREALAALAESHGPLEGKTALVLAGPGNNGGDAFALARLLDGMGASVSVLHTRPRKQYRGETRANLLLAARLGLSLELAAPDQALPEADIVVDGLLGTGFSGALKPAMLHLVREVNRLGRRAFVFSLDIPSGLDGLDGTPRPEAVRAHATVTFQAAKTGLLQPGAGEWTGRLLVRDIGIPRQAREAAPPRQWLLAPGVLDLLPRTEPAMHKGAAGRVLILGGSEGLTGAPLLASLGALRGGAGLVTLGCPAGLADAARAGFPEVMALPLGRGRTWDQDLAAALDPGRFDALVLGPGLGRSDGAGRFVQALLRRRLPPLVLDADALFFLARDAETASLVPPGSVLTPHPGEAATLLGSGTAEVQADRPAAARELARRFRAVALLKGAGSLVAAPEGDLHLCPISAPCLAAGGSGDVLAGLLGSLLGRGLSPLRSTCLAVYWHGSGGRMLDSLYPARGCLAREIADILPQVHKERPC, from the coding sequence ATGAGCCCGAGTTGGCGCGAGCCCCTGCCCTCCCCGACGGAAATGGCCGCCTGGGACCGCTCGGCCATCGAGGATTTCGGCATCCCCGGCCGCGTGCTCATGGAGAACGCGGCCCGCGAGGCCCTGGCCGCGCTGGCGGAAAGCCACGGCCCGCTGGAAGGAAAAACCGCCCTGGTCCTGGCCGGACCGGGCAACAACGGCGGCGACGCCTTCGCCCTGGCCCGGCTCCTGGACGGCATGGGCGCGTCCGTGTCCGTGCTGCACACCCGGCCGCGCAAGCAGTACCGGGGCGAAACCCGGGCCAACCTGCTCCTGGCCGCCCGGCTGGGCCTCTCCCTGGAACTGGCCGCCCCGGACCAGGCCCTGCCCGAGGCCGACATCGTGGTGGACGGCCTGCTCGGCACCGGCTTCTCCGGCGCGCTCAAGCCCGCCATGCTCCACCTCGTGCGCGAGGTGAACCGCCTGGGGCGCCGGGCCTTCGTCTTCTCCCTGGACATCCCCTCGGGCCTGGACGGCCTGGACGGAACACCCCGCCCCGAGGCCGTGCGCGCCCACGCCACCGTGACCTTCCAGGCCGCCAAGACCGGCCTGCTCCAGCCCGGTGCCGGAGAATGGACCGGGCGGCTCCTGGTCCGCGACATCGGCATTCCGCGCCAGGCGCGGGAGGCCGCGCCCCCGCGCCAGTGGCTTCTCGCCCCCGGCGTCCTGGACCTGCTGCCTCGGACCGAACCCGCCATGCACAAGGGCGCGGCCGGGCGGGTGCTCATCCTGGGCGGCAGCGAGGGCCTCACCGGCGCGCCGCTGCTGGCCTCCCTGGGGGCCCTGCGCGGCGGGGCCGGGCTGGTCACCCTGGGCTGTCCGGCGGGTCTGGCCGACGCCGCGCGCGCGGGCTTCCCCGAGGTCATGGCCCTGCCCCTGGGCCGGGGCCGGACCTGGGACCAGGACCTGGCCGCCGCTCTCGACCCGGGACGCTTCGACGCCCTCGTCCTGGGCCCGGGCCTGGGCCGCTCGGACGGCGCGGGACGCTTCGTCCAGGCCCTGCTGCGCCGCCGCCTGCCGCCCCTGGTCCTGGACGCCGACGCCCTGTTCTTCCTGGCCCGCGATGCCGAAACCGCGTCCCTGGTCCCCCCGGGCTCGGTGCTCACGCCCCACCCGGGCGAGGCCGCGACCCTGCTCGGGAGCGGCACGGCCGAGGTGCAGGCCGACCGCCCGGCAGCGGCCCGCGAACTGGCCCGGCGCTTCCGGGCCGTGGCCCTGCTCAAGGGCGCGGGCAGCCTCGTGGCTGCCCCGGAGGGCGACCTCCACCTCTGTCCCATCTCGGCCCCCTGCCTGGCCGCCGGAGGCTCCGGCGACGTGCTGGCCGGGCTGCTCGGTTCCTTGCTCGGCAGGGGTCTCTCCCCCTTGCGTTCAACCTGTCTTGCGGTGTATTGGCACGGTTCCGGCGGACGGATGCTCGACTCCCTCTACCCCGCCCGGGGCTGCCTGGCCCGGGAGATCGCCGACATCCTCCCCCAAGTCCACAAGGAGCGCCCATGCTGA